A stretch of Candidatus Neomarinimicrobiota bacterium DNA encodes these proteins:
- a CDS encoding homocysteine biosynthesis protein: protein MAKSIQEINEKIKKRKAVVVTAEEMIEIVREKGESQAAKEVDVVTTGTFGPMCSSGAYINIGHSKPKIKIGGGKVYLNSVETYPGFAAVDIYIGATALPPDDPRNKIYPGEFRYGGGHVIEDFVSGKDIVLTANAYGTDCYPRKELKTYINIKDVNEAVLFNPRNAYQNYNVAVNLSDKIIYTYMGTLKPRLGNANYCSAGQLSPLLKDPHYKTIGIGTRIFLGGGVGYVAWWGTQHNPGVKRAVNGTPLSPAGTLAVIGDLKQMSSNWLKGTSMLGYGVTLTVGIGIPIPVLNEEIAYYTAIKDEDIYTQIVDYSKAYPEGIPEIIGSVNYAQLRSGKIKIDGKEVPTGALSSYAKAREIATILKDWIQSGKFLLTEYVEKLPSSDSEYKFKPLNLREI, encoded by the coding sequence ATGGCAAAATCAATTCAAGAGATCAACGAAAAAATTAAGAAAAGGAAAGCTGTCGTAGTAACAGCTGAAGAAATGATTGAGATTGTGAGGGAAAAAGGTGAATCACAGGCAGCAAAAGAAGTAGATGTAGTTACTACGGGAACCTTCGGACCCATGTGCTCCTCCGGGGCTTACATAAATATTGGACATTCCAAACCAAAAATAAAAATTGGAGGTGGAAAAGTATACCTAAACAGTGTAGAAACATATCCGGGATTCGCAGCTGTAGATATCTACATAGGTGCTACAGCTCTTCCGCCTGATGATCCAAGAAATAAAATATATCCTGGAGAATTCAGATACGGAGGAGGACACGTTATTGAGGATTTTGTCTCCGGAAAGGATATCGTATTAACAGCTAACGCATATGGTACTGATTGCTATCCACGCAAAGAATTAAAAACTTACATCAACATCAAAGATGTAAACGAAGCAGTACTATTTAATCCCAGAAATGCCTACCAGAATTACAATGTAGCTGTGAACTTAAGCGATAAAATAATATATACCTACATGGGCACATTAAAACCAAGACTTGGCAATGCAAACTACTGCAGTGCTGGTCAACTCTCACCACTTTTAAAAGACCCCCATTATAAAACAATTGGCATTGGGACAAGAATATTCCTTGGAGGTGGTGTAGGTTACGTTGCCTGGTGGGGTACACAGCATAATCCTGGTGTAAAAAGAGCAGTTAACGGTACACCTTTATCACCAGCTGGCACCCTTGCCGTCATCGGTGATCTTAAACAAATGAGCTCTAACTGGTTAAAAGGAACAAGCATGCTCGGTTATGGAGTTACGCTAACTGTAGGTATTGGCATCCCGATACCAGTCTTAAATGAGGAGATTGCATACTACACTGCTATAAAAGATGAGGATATATACACTCAGATCGTAGATTATAGCAAAGCATATCCCGAAGGCATCCCTGAAATAATTGGCTCAGTAAACTACGCTCAGTTGCGAAGTGGAAAAATAAAAATAGACGGAAAAGAAGTTCCAACAGGCGCTTTGTCAAGTTATGCAAAGGCAAGGGAAATAGCAACAATTCTAAAAGATTGGATTCAATCAGGGAAATTCCTTTTAACGGAATATGTTGAAAAATTGCCATCGTCAGATTCAGAATACAAATTTAAACCACTGAACCTTAGAGAAATATAG
- a CDS encoding 4Fe-4S dicluster domain-containing protein has protein sequence MATRKIVLHFPPSIVNKPLIYKLTKEYDIEFNILKASISPEEEGLLVLELNGETTKLNNAIKFLEKENIKIQSLDQDIIHNLEKCTHCGLCVPICPTFAFEKNPVTHEINFIKEKCIACEFCVKVCPYDALTVNFAV, from the coding sequence ATGGCAACAAGAAAAATTGTACTTCATTTTCCACCTTCCATTGTGAACAAACCATTAATATATAAATTGACCAAAGAATATGATATTGAATTCAATATTCTCAAAGCTTCAATATCGCCGGAAGAGGAAGGTCTATTGGTTCTGGAATTAAATGGAGAAACAACTAAACTGAACAACGCTATTAAATTTTTAGAAAAGGAAAATATAAAAATACAGTCCCTTGATCAGGATATAATTCATAATCTTGAAAAATGTACTCACTGTGGATTATGCGTTCCCATTTGTCCAACCTTCGCATTTGAGAAAAACCCTGTCACCCACGAGATAAACTTCATAAAAGAGAAATGTATAGCATGTGAATTTTGTGTAAAAGTTTGTCCTTATGATGCATTAACTGTAAATTTCGCAGTATGA
- the cysE gene encoding serine O-acetyltransferase, whose amino-acid sequence MKRIFQTLKEDIQNVFKKDPAARSILEVLFTYPGLHAIWLHRIAHFMWKNKFYFIARLISHINRFLTNIEIHPGARIGRRFFIDHGAGVVIGETTEIGNDVLLYQGVVLGGTSLEKKKRHPTIGNNVLIGAGAIVLGPIKIGDNARIGAGSVVIKDVPPGATAIGVPARIGLGFTKKEIEALEHGKLPDPIADAVKFLATEIEKLEKRLEKVEKLEGIKTQIDEYFEYKKKEIFKSFLINEEFNDGAGI is encoded by the coding sequence ATGAAAAGGATTTTTCAAACTCTCAAAGAAGACATACAGAATGTATTTAAAAAAGACCCGGCAGCAAGAAGCATCCTGGAGGTTCTTTTTACATATCCAGGTTTACACGCAATCTGGTTGCATAGAATAGCTCATTTCATGTGGAAAAACAAATTCTATTTTATTGCAAGACTTATCTCTCATATTAACAGGTTCCTTACAAATATAGAAATACACCCCGGTGCCAGGATTGGTCGTAGATTTTTCATAGACCATGGTGCCGGGGTAGTTATTGGTGAAACCACCGAAATAGGGAATGATGTTCTATTATATCAGGGAGTAGTATTGGGAGGAACAAGCTTAGAGAAGAAAAAACGACATCCAACCATTGGCAATAACGTATTGATAGGTGCAGGTGCGATAGTACTGGGTCCGATAAAAATAGGTGATAATGCCAGAATTGGTGCTGGCTCTGTTGTAATTAAAGATGTGCCACCAGGAGCTACTGCAATTGGTGTCCCTGCAAGAATAGGTCTTGGTTTTACTAAAAAAGAAATTGAAGCATTAGAACACGGCAAACTCCCTGATCCTATTGCTGACGCGGTAAAGTTTCTAGCTACAGAAATAGAAAAATTGGAAAAAAGACTCGAAAAAGTTGAAAAACTTGAAGGGATAAAAACACAGATTGACGAATATTTCGAATATAAGAAAAAAGAAATATTTAAATCGTTTCTAATTAACGAAGAATTTAATGACGGGGCTGGTATTTAA
- the mnmA gene encoding tRNA 2-thiouridine(34) synthase MnmA: MHDKKVLIAMSGGVDSSVSALLLKKAGYTIRGITMCLGVTYEDRRKCCSRESINDAKRICAQLGIEHHLIDFSKELEQYVIKDFIEKYKNGMTPNPCVECNRILKFEKLIKIAKASGFDYIATGHYAKIANQNGSLFLAKAKDKKKDQSYFLYSIKREYLKDIIFPLSDLTKEEVRKIAKEENLHVNDKEQSQDICFIKNDYREFLKNYMEEKEGFFIDKEGNILGKHKGIHNYTIGQRHGLGLGYHKTLYVIRIISDKNLIVLGDEKDLYSSKLVAGNLNLFIDDKNFTCTAKIRYNHKPAHCDVKIKNNLAYVSFKEKQRAITPGQSVVFYKDELVLGGGIIQEV; encoded by the coding sequence ATGCATGACAAAAAAGTCTTAATCGCTATGAGCGGGGGTGTTGATTCTTCTGTATCTGCCCTTCTGCTAAAAAAGGCAGGGTACACTATTCGTGGAATTACAATGTGTCTTGGAGTCACATATGAAGATAGAAGAAAATGTTGTAGCCGTGAATCAATCAATGATGCAAAAAGAATCTGTGCTCAGTTGGGAATTGAACATCATTTAATAGACTTCTCAAAAGAATTAGAACAATATGTCATAAAGGATTTTATTGAAAAATATAAAAATGGCATGACGCCCAATCCTTGCGTTGAGTGTAATAGAATCCTAAAATTCGAAAAATTAATAAAGATAGCAAAGGCTTCAGGATTTGACTACATTGCTACCGGTCATTATGCAAAAATAGCTAACCAGAATGGCTCATTATTCTTAGCTAAAGCCAAGGATAAAAAAAAGGACCAATCATATTTCCTATATTCAATAAAAAGAGAATATTTAAAAGATATTATCTTCCCACTTTCTGATCTAACAAAGGAGGAAGTTAGGAAAATAGCCAAAGAGGAAAATCTTCATGTTAACGACAAAGAACAAAGTCAGGATATCTGTTTTATAAAAAATGATTACAGAGAATTTTTGAAAAACTACATGGAAGAAAAAGAGGGGTTTTTCATAGACAAGGAAGGTAATATTCTCGGAAAACACAAAGGTATTCACAACTATACAATTGGTCAAAGACATGGCTTGGGACTGGGCTACCACAAAACTCTGTATGTAATAAGAATTATTTCTGATAAAAATTTAATCGTTCTGGGAGATGAAAAAGATCTATATTCCAGTAAACTTGTAGCCGGCAACTTGAATCTTTTTATTGATGACAAAAATTTCACCTGTACCGCAAAAATAAGATATAATCATAAGCCCGCTCATTGTGATGTAAAAATAAAAAATAACCTTGCTTATGTTTCTTTTAAAGAAAAACAGAGAGCAATCACGCCCGGGCAATCAGTTGTATTTTACAAAGATGAACTGGTTCTTGGCGGTGGGATAATACAAGAGGTTTAA
- the nadA gene encoding quinolinate synthase NadA — protein MNKPIIEKIKKLKKERNAVILVHNYQLPEVQDIADYIGDSLGLSIQASKTEADVIIFCGVYFMAETAKILSPDKIVLIPDKTAGCPMADMITKEKLVELKKTNPDAKVVAYVNTTAEVKTECDICCTSSNAELVVKNFTKDIEKLIFIPDKYLGSYIANKLGKEFILYDGYCPSHVKIMEEDIKREKEKHPEAKILVHPECISEVIKLADAVLSTDGMVKYAKNSNAKEFIIGTEIGIIHRLQKENPDKKFYPASNLAICPNMKKITLEKVYWSLEEMKYEVILNKETIEKARNPIEKMISLVK, from the coding sequence ATGAACAAACCTATTATTGAAAAAATCAAAAAACTGAAAAAAGAAAGAAATGCGGTAATTCTTGTTCACAACTATCAGCTTCCAGAGGTACAGGATATAGCGGATTATATAGGAGACTCACTGGGGTTAAGTATACAGGCGAGCAAAACTGAGGCTGATGTAATTATATTCTGTGGTGTGTACTTTATGGCTGAGACGGCAAAAATCTTATCCCCTGATAAGATTGTCCTTATACCCGACAAAACAGCAGGTTGCCCGATGGCAGATATGATTACAAAAGAAAAACTTGTAGAGCTAAAAAAAACTAACCCTGATGCGAAAGTTGTAGCTTACGTCAATACTACTGCTGAGGTTAAAACTGAATGTGATATCTGTTGTACTTCATCCAACGCTGAACTAGTTGTTAAAAATTTTACAAAAGATATTGAAAAGTTAATTTTTATTCCTGACAAATATCTTGGTAGCTATATTGCAAATAAACTTGGCAAAGAATTCATTCTATACGATGGCTATTGCCCAAGCCATGTAAAAATAATGGAAGAAGATATAAAAAGAGAAAAAGAAAAGCATCCAGAAGCAAAAATACTTGTACATCCAGAATGCATCTCAGAAGTCATAAAGCTTGCTGATGCTGTACTTTCTACTGATGGCATGGTAAAATATGCAAAAAATTCAAATGCTAAAGAGTTTATAATTGGTACAGAGATTGGAATAATTCACCGGCTGCAAAAAGAAAATCCTGATAAAAAATTTTATCCGGCTTCAAATCTTGCCATCTGCCCAAATATGAAAAAAATAACATTAGAAAAAGTCTACTGGTCACTCGAAGAAATGAAGTACGAGGTTATCCTTAATAAGGAAACTATCGAAAAAGCAAGAAATCCAATTGAAAAAATGATTTCACTTGTAAAATGA